One window of the Candidatus Saccharibacteria bacterium genome contains the following:
- a CDS encoding alpha/beta hydrolase, producing the protein MKRAVILHGTDGTPTGLPWQGWLQRRLEQAGYEVFFPQLPECHTPDLSAYDTFLRQSGWDFSDNIVIGHSSGATTLLHLLASDWFPKIKAAVLVGTFLNERLLKEVKWYEPGQFDALFIETITPEKIKQGAKAFYFVHGDDDPYCDYAEAKQLCRDVDGTFITIPGGGHISTSPKFEKLTQLTEVLRRDGLL; encoded by the coding sequence GTGAAAAGGGCGGTCATACTACATGGGACAGATGGGACACCTACTGGATTGCCGTGGCAAGGGTGGTTGCAGCGTCGGCTGGAACAGGCAGGCTACGAAGTATTTTTCCCGCAGTTGCCCGAGTGCCATACGCCAGATCTCTCTGCGTACGATACGTTTCTGCGGCAATCCGGTTGGGATTTTTCAGACAACATCGTCATTGGTCATTCTTCCGGCGCCACAACCCTCCTGCATTTGCTTGCTTCTGATTGGTTTCCCAAAATAAAAGCAGCAGTACTCGTCGGCACTTTTTTGAATGAACGCCTGTTGAAAGAGGTTAAATGGTATGAACCCGGCCAGTTTGATGCTCTTTTCATTGAAACAATTACCCCAGAAAAAATAAAGCAAGGTGCCAAGGCATTCTATTTTGTCCACGGTGACGATGATCCATACTGTGACTACGCTGAAGCAAAACAGCTTTGCAGAGATGTCGACGGAACTTTCATTACCATCCCGGGAGGCGGACATATCAGCACATCGCCGAAATTCGAAAAACTAACACAGCTGACAGAAGTTTTAAGGCGAGATGGACTCCTGTAA
- a CDS encoding type II/IV secretion system protein, protein MRVSDSLVEKLLASTGKFTDEQLEALRKQERSEKKPLQDVVVSSNTLSEKELTQLYAAEVDVPFVEFVARDLPREIVELIPERVARQHRAIAFQTGEDGVVFIAMEDPDDVPAISFLQKQLGKPVRVHLATTTTIQSALDLYNGDASNVGSEIEKVIAIQEKNDADEVVDKADVAEDSPIAQTVNLIIDYGVKNSASDIHIEPRENFVVVRYRVDGILREVNKLPRKVLGALVSRIKILANLKIDEHRAPQDGRFKIVVSNHVYALRVSTLPIVDGEKVVMRILDESSKPATLEDLGYWGGALEAVQQAIVQPHGMVLVTGPTGSGKSTSLFSVLSMLNSPGVNISTVEDPVEYRIFGANQTQVNPLAGMTFSSGLRALLRQDPNIIMVGEIRDGETADLAVQAALTGHLVFSTLHTNNAATCLPRLLDMKIEPFLIASTVRIVVGQRLVRRLCIDCREVYEPDAAHLDKLYKIFQLKTGETMKRLHELEQTALEAGLGAATLSKTNTADPSALGTSTSGIVRLWRPHEDGCDTCNHTGYHGRMGIYEVLRNTDDIQQLIVGNATSEKLQEQALRDGMLTMQVDGLVKALRGQTSIEEILRVTAEKA, encoded by the coding sequence ATGCGTGTATCAGATAGTTTGGTGGAGAAGCTACTGGCGTCGACTGGTAAGTTTACGGACGAACAGCTCGAGGCACTCCGAAAACAAGAAAGAAGCGAAAAAAAGCCCCTGCAAGATGTGGTAGTAAGTAGTAATACTCTGAGTGAAAAAGAACTTACTCAGCTGTATGCCGCAGAGGTAGATGTTCCTTTTGTAGAATTTGTGGCGCGTGACCTTCCCAGAGAAATTGTTGAGTTGATACCAGAGCGAGTAGCACGACAACACCGGGCGATTGCCTTCCAGACCGGCGAAGACGGCGTGGTATTCATAGCCATGGAAGATCCCGATGACGTGCCGGCGATAAGCTTTCTCCAAAAGCAACTCGGTAAACCGGTTCGGGTACATCTCGCGACAACGACGACAATTCAGAGCGCACTTGACCTATACAACGGTGATGCGAGCAATGTTGGGAGCGAAATAGAAAAAGTTATCGCCATTCAAGAAAAAAATGATGCCGATGAGGTAGTCGACAAAGCCGACGTAGCCGAAGACTCGCCCATTGCTCAGACCGTAAACCTCATCATAGACTACGGGGTGAAAAACAGTGCCAGCGACATTCACATTGAACCTCGAGAAAATTTTGTTGTGGTACGGTACCGTGTAGACGGCATACTACGCGAAGTGAATAAGCTTCCCCGCAAAGTCCTTGGCGCACTCGTGTCGCGCATAAAAATTCTCGCAAACCTCAAAATTGACGAACATCGCGCACCACAAGACGGACGCTTCAAAATAGTCGTGAGTAACCACGTCTACGCGCTTCGTGTTTCAACGCTCCCCATTGTAGACGGCGAAAAAGTTGTTATGCGAATTCTGGACGAGTCAAGTAAGCCGGCAACGCTCGAAGATTTGGGCTACTGGGGAGGCGCCCTTGAGGCGGTGCAACAAGCAATCGTTCAGCCACATGGTATGGTTCTGGTCACGGGCCCAACCGGTTCTGGCAAGTCTACCAGCCTCTTTAGCGTGCTTAGTATGCTCAATAGTCCAGGGGTAAATATCAGTACCGTGGAAGACCCCGTGGAGTACCGTATATTTGGCGCGAATCAGACGCAGGTGAACCCACTTGCTGGTATGACGTTTAGCAGCGGCTTGCGCGCACTGCTTCGCCAAGACCCGAACATCATTATGGTGGGAGAAATTCGCGACGGCGAAACAGCAGACCTCGCCGTCCAAGCGGCGCTCACGGGCCACCTCGTATTTAGCACCCTACATACAAACAATGCCGCGACCTGCCTACCTCGTTTACTGGATATGAAGATTGAGCCATTTCTTATTGCGAGCACTGTCAGAATTGTTGTTGGACAGCGTCTCGTACGGCGACTATGTATTGATTGCCGCGAGGTTTATGAGCCCGATGCCGCTCACCTCGACAAGCTCTACAAGATATTCCAGCTTAAGACTGGCGAAACAATGAAACGCCTACATGAGCTTGAGCAAACCGCACTAGAAGCGGGTCTCGGCGCGGCGACTCTCAGCAAAACTAATACCGCCGACCCAAGTGCTCTTGGCACCTCAACGAGCGGCATTGTGCGGCTCTGGCGACCACATGAAGATGGTTGCGATACCTGTAATCACACCGGCTATCACGGTCGAATGGGCATATACGAAGTGCTGCGTAACACCGATGACATACAGCAGCTGATTGTCGGCAACGCAACGAGCGAGAAACTTCAAGAACAAGCCTTGCGTGACGGCATGTTAACCATGCAAGTTGATGGGCTCGTTAAGGCGCTGCGCGGGCAGACTTCCATAGAAGAAATCTTGCGCGTTACGGCCGAGAAAGCTTAG
- the recA gene encoding recombinase RecA, with the protein MAKAASDKVDNTKEAKQEGEGRAKALGLALETIEKQFGKGSIMKLGENQGVEVECTPTGSLSLDLALGGGIPKGRIIEIYGPESSGKTTLTLHAIAEVQKRGGTAAFIDAEHALDPSYAKRIGVDVENLLLSQPDNGEQALEITETLVRSNAVDLIVVDSVAALVPRAEIEGDMGDSHMGLQARLMSQALRKLTGVISRSKTTVIFINQIRMKIGVMFGNPETTTGGNALKFYASVRMDIRRISQIKAGDSVIGNRARVKVVKNKIAPPFREAEFDIMYNQGISVAGDILDLAVTHNIVEKAGAWFAYGGEKIGQGREAAKTYLQENPKVQTEIAAKVREAATKE; encoded by the coding sequence ATGGCAAAAGCAGCAAGCGATAAGGTAGACAACACCAAAGAAGCAAAGCAAGAGGGTGAGGGTCGGGCGAAAGCCCTTGGCTTAGCGCTAGAAACCATCGAAAAGCAATTCGGTAAGGGCTCCATAATGAAGCTTGGCGAAAATCAGGGTGTTGAGGTTGAATGCACGCCGACAGGCAGCCTTAGTCTCGACCTTGCATTGGGCGGAGGCATCCCGAAGGGGCGCATTATAGAAATTTACGGGCCGGAATCAAGCGGTAAGACCACCCTGACGCTCCATGCTATAGCGGAGGTGCAAAAACGTGGCGGCACGGCTGCGTTTATAGACGCCGAGCATGCGCTTGACCCGTCCTACGCGAAGCGTATTGGGGTGGATGTTGAAAACCTGTTGCTCAGCCAACCGGACAACGGTGAGCAAGCACTTGAAATTACAGAGACACTGGTACGCAGTAACGCCGTTGACCTCATAGTGGTCGACTCGGTGGCCGCACTGGTACCGCGCGCCGAGATAGAGGGCGACATGGGCGATAGTCACATGGGCTTGCAGGCGCGTCTCATGAGCCAGGCGCTTCGCAAACTGACTGGCGTTATTAGCCGCAGTAAAACCACCGTCATTTTCATCAACCAAATTCGCATGAAGATTGGAGTGATGTTTGGCAACCCAGAGACAACTACGGGTGGAAACGCACTTAAATTTTACGCATCGGTACGTATGGACATTCGACGCATTTCGCAAATAAAAGCCGGTGATAGCGTTATCGGCAATCGTGCCCGCGTGAAAGTGGTGAAAAACAAGATTGCACCGCCCTTCCGCGAAGCCGAGTTTGACATTATGTACAACCAAGGTATTTCGGTAGCAGGTGACATTCTTGACCTAGCGGTTACTCACAACATTGTTGAAAAGGCTGGTGCCTGGTTCGCCTACGGCGGCGAAAAAATCGGCCAGGGCCGCGAAGCCGCCAAAACCTACCTGCAAGAAAACCCCAAAGTCCAAACCGAAATAGCCGCCAAAGTCCGCGAAGCCGCTACAAAGGAATAG
- a CDS encoding lamin tail domain-containing protein, translating into MKYLSTILRVGIIITLSFVPLKVQAETVVVPPLVIREIKITGEELVVLQATADITDLSEYWVGYTGSDTANPGAIVPSQQLPARSLAAGQALLMTSDGGATCDAVLVTKLSVSLADTKGTFVVRRLQSSGLSSTFTTVDSVNWAKPGVTGTTTAALDLRKETASMTYALWYHDPSLANPWRVGNLAGCTLMLAPLGSTVPAETVEWVQAAVEPPAIIENINEVETTPDETAIPGDNAGLAPPLITELLPNPAGTGTDSTDEYIELYNSNDAPFYLSGFTLQTGLATKHSYLFPSGVTMAPKSFRAFYASQTGLSMSNTSGQAAVLDGSGAVVAQSDPYDSAPDGQAWALANGAWYWTTKPTEAATNIIAQPISLPASAIKKVVKTSAAAKVKPATTTSKKPSKATTAKAKDTATTPAKQVSALPKPTAVHPGVLALVAACAVGYGAYVYRKDLANAFAKLRRH; encoded by the coding sequence ATGAAATACCTGAGTACAATCCTCAGGGTGGGAATAATAATAACGTTAAGCTTCGTACCGTTAAAAGTTCAAGCAGAAACGGTAGTGGTGCCGCCACTCGTTATTCGCGAGATAAAAATTACCGGAGAAGAACTGGTTGTACTGCAAGCTACGGCCGATATTACCGACCTTAGTGAGTACTGGGTTGGTTATACGGGCAGCGACACAGCAAACCCAGGAGCTATTGTGCCATCACAACAACTTCCCGCTCGGTCACTAGCGGCTGGTCAGGCACTACTCATGACGAGCGACGGTGGTGCTACCTGCGACGCGGTGCTAGTTACAAAACTCTCAGTCTCGCTGGCAGATACAAAGGGGACATTTGTGGTACGTCGGCTCCAAAGTAGCGGTCTTTCGAGTACATTCACTACAGTAGACAGCGTAAACTGGGCAAAACCTGGCGTCACGGGAACGACAACTGCAGCTCTTGACCTACGGAAAGAAACTGCAAGCATGACATACGCCCTTTGGTACCACGACCCTAGTCTTGCAAACCCTTGGCGCGTTGGGAATCTGGCGGGCTGCACGCTGATGCTTGCGCCGCTCGGTAGTACCGTACCGGCTGAAACAGTCGAATGGGTGCAGGCAGCCGTAGAGCCTCCGGCAATCATCGAAAACATAAATGAAGTTGAGACCACCCCTGATGAAACTGCTATCCCAGGTGATAATGCCGGGCTTGCGCCACCGCTCATTACCGAGCTGCTGCCGAACCCAGCTGGCACGGGCACGGACAGTACGGACGAATATATTGAACTCTATAATTCGAATGATGCCCCGTTCTATCTTTCTGGCTTTACGCTTCAAACAGGTCTTGCGACGAAGCATTCCTACCTATTTCCTTCCGGCGTGACAATGGCGCCGAAGAGTTTCCGGGCTTTTTATGCCAGCCAAACAGGCTTGAGCATGAGTAACACAAGTGGACAGGCAGCTGTACTGGATGGCTCTGGCGCGGTTGTTGCGCAGTCAGACCCGTACGATTCAGCTCCAGACGGTCAAGCATGGGCACTGGCGAACGGGGCGTGGTACTGGACAACAAAGCCAACGGAGGCCGCTACCAACATTATTGCCCAGCCAATTTCCCTACCAGCCTCGGCTATCAAGAAGGTGGTGAAAACAAGTGCAGCCGCTAAGGTAAAGCCTGCCACTACTACGTCAAAGAAACCAAGCAAGGCAACTACCGCAAAGGCAAAAGACACCGCAACAACACCTGCGAAACAGGTTAGTGCGCTGCCAAAACCCACAGCAGTACACCCAGGCGTACTTGCCCTGGTAGCCGCATGCGCGGTAGGATATGGAGCATATGTCTACCGAAAAGACTTGGCAAATGCATTCGCGAAGCTCCGAAGACACTGA
- a CDS encoding NUDIX domain-containing protein, with protein sequence MRDEHIDIVDDQDSVIGTTTKDEAQEKGLRHRVVRITLEDSAGNILLQKRHDDKELYPGCWDTAAAGHVDAGEGYLAAAERELYEELGVVTQLEQINYYKSNGSYDWRKLNRFTVLYRGAIPAETTLTLQEDEVADVRWISRTEIGSFIQNNPAQIADGLLETNEFLYKT encoded by the coding sequence ATGAGAGACGAACATATAGATATCGTTGATGACCAGGACTCGGTAATCGGCACGACCACAAAGGATGAGGCTCAAGAAAAGGGACTGCGACACAGGGTTGTGCGCATTACCCTTGAAGACTCGGCTGGAAACATCCTGCTCCAGAAACGTCACGACGACAAAGAACTATACCCAGGGTGTTGGGACACCGCAGCGGCAGGGCATGTCGACGCGGGCGAGGGATATCTTGCAGCGGCAGAGCGCGAACTCTATGAAGAGCTTGGGGTTGTTACCCAGCTCGAGCAAATCAACTACTATAAATCGAATGGTTCATACGACTGGCGAAAACTGAATCGCTTTACAGTGCTTTACCGGGGCGCTATTCCGGCTGAAACGACACTAACCCTCCAGGAAGACGAAGTGGCCGACGTGCGTTGGATTAGCCGGACAGAGATTGGGTCGTTCATCCAGAATAACCCCGCTCAGATTGCTGACGGGTTGCTTGAAACAAACGAATTTTTGTACAAAACATGA
- a CDS encoding PRC-barrel domain-containing protein — MLKLSESLTGRSVMSLRTGQAVGTTTAAIFNPNNLKIEGFYCTDRFSKKQLVLLYQDIRDIIPQGLVVNDHDVLVEAHELVRLKKVMDIGFELIGKQVVTLSKQRLGKVSDYSVEVETMYVQKLYVSQGLLKGLTKGNLAVDRSQINEITDKKIIVNDLLDSATVPAGAAA, encoded by the coding sequence ATGTTGAAGCTGAGTGAAAGTCTTACTGGCAGGTCAGTCATGAGCCTCAGAACGGGCCAGGCTGTCGGGACAACAACTGCGGCAATATTTAACCCGAACAACCTAAAAATAGAAGGTTTTTACTGTACTGACCGCTTCAGCAAGAAGCAGCTGGTGCTACTCTACCAAGATATCCGTGACATCATCCCGCAAGGTCTCGTCGTCAATGACCATGATGTGTTGGTTGAGGCGCATGAACTTGTACGGCTGAAGAAGGTGATGGACATAGGCTTTGAGCTCATTGGCAAACAGGTTGTAACTCTCAGTAAGCAGCGGCTCGGAAAAGTGTCTGATTACTCTGTCGAAGTAGAAACTATGTACGTACAGAAGCTCTACGTTTCGCAAGGGCTATTGAAGGGCCTAACGAAGGGTAACCTTGCCGTAGACCGTTCGCAAATAAATGAGATTACCGACAAAAAAATCATTGTAAATGACCTCCTCGATTCTGCGACCGTTCCTGCCGGCGCCGCCGCCTAG
- the tsaB gene encoding tRNA (adenosine(37)-N6)-threonylcarbamoyltransferase complex dimerization subunit type 1 TsaB: protein MLIFTLRTDNPEAEIGLYDDATQLAYETWTAHRQLAETIHARVKTMLDGQDKDWHDIKSIVVFQGPGSFTGLRIGLTVANALAQGLNVPIVATQNPRWIETGVERLIRGENDRVAVPHYGAPVHITPQKK from the coding sequence ATGTTGATATTCACACTCAGAACAGATAACCCCGAGGCAGAGATTGGACTGTACGATGACGCAACCCAACTGGCTTATGAAACCTGGACGGCACACCGGCAATTGGCAGAGACAATTCACGCTAGGGTGAAGACCATGCTAGACGGCCAGGATAAAGATTGGCATGACATTAAGAGCATAGTGGTGTTTCAGGGGCCGGGTAGTTTTACGGGACTTCGAATAGGCCTTACGGTTGCGAACGCACTGGCGCAAGGGCTCAATGTTCCGATTGTAGCCACTCAAAATCCCAGGTGGATTGAAACAGGGGTGGAAAGGCTAATCCGCGGTGAAAATGACCGTGTAGCTGTGCCCCACTACGGCGCACCCGTACACATAACCCCCCAAAAGAAATAA
- a CDS encoding prepilin-type N-terminal cleavage/methylation domain-containing protein, whose product MVSLKSKKGFTIVELLIVIVVIGILATLVIVTFTGIQQKGRNSQRQTDVKAIQSQVEAFFAQHGFYPTLADLQSATFVSTYLKGLPPEALKDPKGPTANIGGTTDSDNYSYVAEGPTGGTVTCDNAVANPLTGGEPVDNGCDAFTVSATLEGSTTPFTQQSN is encoded by the coding sequence ATGGTTTCACTGAAAAGTAAAAAAGGTTTCACAATCGTTGAACTTTTGATTGTGATTGTCGTCATCGGTATCTTGGCGACGCTTGTGATTGTAACGTTCACTGGCATTCAGCAAAAAGGTCGTAACAGTCAGCGCCAGACTGACGTCAAGGCTATTCAAAGCCAAGTTGAAGCATTCTTTGCACAGCACGGTTTTTACCCAACTTTGGCTGATCTCCAATCTGCAACGTTCGTGTCAACGTACCTTAAGGGCTTGCCGCCAGAGGCACTGAAAGATCCTAAGGGTCCAACGGCAAATATTGGCGGTACGACTGATAGCGACAACTACAGCTACGTTGCCGAGGGTCCAACAGGCGGTACCGTAACCTGCGACAATGCTGTCGCAAATCCGCTTACGGGTGGTGAACCAGTTGATAATGGTTGCGACGCGTTCACTGTCTCTGCAACCCTTGAAGGTAGCACAACACCATTCACGCAGCAGAGTAACTAA
- a CDS encoding RecX family transcriptional regulator → MKITAIKTQVKREGRYSIFVDGKYAFSLSAEGLLDSGFVVGQELSQVELTGAKQQSQTDKAYALTLAYVARRMRSEGELHDYFRRKGYSDDFGRTVLPKLRRQGLVDDAEFARCWVENRRLLKATSTRKLRMELRQKKITDDIITTVLTEDETDERDILRALIEKKRTQTRYQDSQKLIRYLASQGFNYQDIKIVLYEEGL, encoded by the coding sequence ATGAAAATTACGGCCATCAAAACGCAGGTCAAGCGAGAAGGAAGATACTCCATTTTTGTTGATGGCAAATATGCATTTAGTTTGAGTGCCGAAGGTTTGCTGGATAGTGGCTTTGTGGTAGGGCAGGAACTATCCCAGGTGGAGCTAACAGGGGCAAAACAGCAATCCCAGACGGACAAGGCCTATGCTCTCACTCTTGCATATGTGGCGCGTCGCATGCGCAGTGAGGGTGAACTGCACGACTATTTTCGGCGCAAAGGCTATAGCGACGACTTTGGAAGGACTGTCCTCCCAAAGCTAAGGCGACAAGGGCTGGTGGATGATGCGGAGTTTGCGCGGTGCTGGGTCGAGAACAGGCGACTCCTTAAAGCAACAAGCACCAGAAAGCTGCGAATGGAACTCCGGCAAAAGAAAATTACCGATGACATAATCACCACAGTTCTTACGGAGGACGAAACTGATGAGCGAGATATCCTCCGCGCTCTCATCGAAAAAAAGCGCACCCAAACCCGCTACCAAGATTCCCAAAAACTCATACGCTACCTAGCCAGCCAAGGCTTCAACTATCAAGATATTAAGATTGTTCTTTATGAAGAAGGGCTTTGA
- a CDS encoding type II secretion system F family protein has translation MLFTYKALRKDNSSVSGTIEAADRDAAMTALSHQGLHPLLVSEASARRGFGLNKKVKSSDMVIFTRQLSTMISAGVPIARGLATLQESANSAYFREVLGKITKDIEGGTQLGDAFAKFPGVFDEVYVNMVRAGEEGGILDDILKRLATQVEQNASIRKKIKGAMTYPVVILSITVVAFFGIMFVLMPKISKILMDLGGPDAKLPVYTQVLLDLSHFSRKYAFILIPGTFLVIWAVRRYIQTPKGKYQFHALLLRLPIVKTIVTKVAIARFSRTFASLMSAGVAVLDSLSVTGGAIGNKVIEKELAAAAVQVKNGRQLSEVIAESKHFPKIVSQMLAVGEETGTTDTVLIKVADFYEEEVSTAIDSLASVIEPVMILFLGAGVGLIAASVMGPIASLSNNVGSN, from the coding sequence ATGCTTTTTACATACAAAGCCCTCCGGAAAGACAACTCGAGCGTATCGGGCACCATAGAGGCCGCCGACCGTGATGCTGCCATGACCGCCCTGTCTCACCAAGGACTTCACCCTTTGCTCGTCTCGGAGGCTAGTGCACGCCGTGGTTTTGGCCTGAATAAAAAAGTCAAAAGTAGCGACATGGTTATTTTTACCCGCCAACTTTCTACCATGATTTCGGCAGGTGTACCAATTGCACGAGGCCTCGCGACGCTCCAAGAAAGTGCAAATAGCGCATATTTCCGCGAGGTGCTCGGGAAAATCACCAAAGACATAGAGGGCGGCACCCAGCTCGGCGATGCGTTTGCTAAGTTCCCCGGCGTATTTGACGAAGTGTATGTGAACATGGTTCGTGCCGGCGAAGAAGGCGGCATACTTGACGATATTCTGAAACGGCTCGCCACTCAAGTCGAACAAAACGCCAGTATCCGCAAAAAAATTAAAGGTGCCATGACATACCCCGTGGTAATTCTAAGCATAACTGTCGTTGCCTTTTTTGGGATTATGTTTGTGCTCATGCCAAAGATTTCCAAAATCCTGATGGACCTGGGTGGGCCCGATGCAAAACTCCCCGTGTACACACAAGTGCTGCTAGACCTCAGTCACTTTAGTCGCAAATATGCGTTTATACTCATCCCTGGCACATTTTTGGTTATATGGGCGGTGCGCCGTTACATCCAAACACCAAAAGGCAAATATCAGTTTCATGCCCTACTCTTGCGACTGCCCATTGTGAAGACCATTGTGACTAAGGTAGCAATTGCGCGTTTCTCTCGTACTTTTGCATCACTAATGTCGGCAGGGGTCGCCGTACTGGATTCTTTATCTGTTACGGGAGGGGCTATTGGCAATAAAGTCATAGAGAAGGAACTTGCCGCCGCCGCGGTACAGGTAAAAAACGGCCGACAACTGTCAGAAGTAATCGCCGAAAGCAAACACTTTCCGAAAATTGTGTCTCAAATGCTGGCAGTCGGCGAGGAAACAGGCACAACCGATACGGTCCTCATAAAAGTTGCTGATTTTTACGAAGAGGAAGTATCTACGGCTATAGATAGCCTTGCCTCGGTTATTGAGCCAGTTATGATTTTGTTTTTGGGTGCGGGCGTAGGTCTTATAGCCGCGAGCGTTATGGGGCCAATCGCCAGCCTGAGCAATAATGTTGGGAGCAATTAA
- a CDS encoding transposase — protein MPRRNVMRLDAPESYYHVYARGNSKHRIFIDEQDFITFLQILERYLSPEEAKNVNGVSYPNFYNKVDLIAYCLMPNHFHLFFFQRHQHELTSLMQSIMTSYSRYFNKKYKRTGPLFESRYRASMITDDAYLQHITRYIHLNPRHWRSYEFSSLPYYLQQDTVSWLRPERVLELFKSPAAYAEFVADYEENKKLIEIFKKELANEW, from the coding sequence ATGCCAAGAAGAAATGTTATGCGTTTAGACGCTCCCGAAAGTTACTACCATGTGTACGCAAGGGGTAATAGCAAACACCGAATATTCATCGATGAGCAAGATTTCATAACCTTTCTTCAAATACTCGAAAGATACCTCTCTCCCGAAGAGGCAAAAAACGTAAATGGTGTGTCGTACCCAAATTTCTATAATAAAGTCGACTTAATTGCCTACTGTCTCATGCCGAATCATTTTCACCTGTTCTTTTTCCAGCGTCATCAGCACGAGCTTACATCTCTTATGCAGAGTATCATGACGAGCTACAGCCGATATTTCAACAAGAAGTACAAGCGCACTGGACCGTTGTTCGAGTCGCGCTACAGAGCCTCAATGATTACTGACGATGCGTACCTGCAACATATCACCCGGTATATTCACCTAAACCCTCGCCATTGGCGTAGCTACGAGTTCTCGAGCCTGCCGTATTATTTGCAACAAGATACGGTATCGTGGCTGAGGCCTGAACGCGTGTTAGAACTTTTCAAAAGCCCCGCCGCATACGCCGAATTTGTTGCAGATTATGAAGAAAATAAGAAGTTAATCGAAATTTTCAAAAAAGAACTAGCCAACGAATGGTAG
- the tsaE gene encoding tRNA (adenosine(37)-N6)-threonylcarbamoyltransferase complex ATPase subunit type 1 TsaE has product MHSRSSEDTEALGERIGARLKGGEVIELVSDLGGGKTTFTRGLVRGAGSPDRVASPTFTVVRQYDAPKLNIFHFDFYRLDDPGIIVDELREYLSDPLTVVIVEWSDVVREVLPKNRTTITISAAGEAERIIDCAFSTKFSYLFPR; this is encoded by the coding sequence ATGCATTCGCGAAGCTCCGAAGACACTGAAGCGCTTGGTGAACGCATTGGTGCGCGGCTGAAGGGTGGCGAGGTGATTGAGCTCGTGAGCGACCTTGGTGGCGGCAAAACGACATTCACACGTGGGCTAGTACGTGGAGCTGGCAGCCCCGACAGGGTAGCAAGCCCCACATTTACTGTTGTTCGCCAATATGATGCCCCCAAACTTAATATCTTTCACTTCGACTTTTATAGGCTTGATGACCCCGGCATCATAGTAGATGAGCTTCGGGAGTATCTGAGTGATCCCTTGACTGTCGTGATCGTGGAATGGAGTGATGTTGTACGTGAGGTACTGCCCAAAAATCGCACCACCATCACGATAAGCGCGGCTGGAGAAGCAGAACGGATCATCGATTGCGCATTTTCGACAAAGTTCTCGTATTTGTTTCCACGCTGA